The window GGGCGAGTTGGCGAGGGTTCTCTCGGAGCTGGGGGTGGGAGGGGTCGATGCGATCCTCGCCGATCTCGGAGTCTCGAGTCACCAGCTGAATGAGGGCGGGAGGGGTTTCTCGTTCATGCGCGACGGACCTCTGGACATGAGGATGGATTGCGGCTCCGGTATGACGGCGGCGGATCTCATAAGCGGATCGAGCGCCGCTGAGCTGGAGGAGATCATAAGGGTCTACGGCGAGGAGAGGTATTCGCGAAGGATCGCGAGTGCGATCGCAGGCCGCAGAGACATCGACACCACCGCCAAGCTCTCCGCCGCGATAAATCGCGCGGTGCCGGGGCGGCGCAATACTAGGATAAACCCGGCGACGCGCACTTTCCAGGCGCTGCGCATCGCGGTGAACGACGAGCTGGGAGAGCTGAAAAATTTTCTGGATTCTGCGCCAGGCCTCCTCAACCCGGGTGGGAGGCTTGCGGTCCTCTCGTATCATTCGCTGGAGGACAGGCTGGTCAAACGCCGTTTTCGCGAGCTGGCCGGTTCGGACGGTTTCGACCTGCTCACGAAAAAAGCGATGAGACCCGGCGATGAAGAGATCGAAAGCAATTTGAGGTCTCGCAGCGCGAAACTGAGGGCGATAAGGAGAGCGGCGTGAACAGGGTTCTCACGATGTCGATGGCCAGCGCGGTTCGCAGCCAGCCGATCGCCACCAAGACCGCGATCGCCACCAGGCGATATCTGAGGCAGGCGCTCTCCCTGCTCGCAGTCGGCATGCTGGTGGCCCTGCTCTTCGTGTGGGCTAGGATACAGGTGATCCAGCTGGGCTACGAGGTGAGCCGTGTGCGTAAAGATGTGACCGAGCTTGCCGAACAGCGCGATATTCTTCAGGCCGAGATCGCCGAGCTCAGGACTCCGGAAAGGCTCACCAGAATCGCCAGCGAGAGGTTCGGCATGAGGCTGCCGATGGGGGACGAAGTGGTGGTCTTGAGG of the bacterium genome contains:
- the rsmH gene encoding 16S rRNA (cytosine(1402)-N(4))-methyltransferase RsmH, which produces MTGGAGEFPRGEFHVPVMADAVLKLLKLRPGEVAVDATLGGGGHARMLLEAISPDGLLIGIDRDARAIEEAGAALAASGGRSKLIRARMGELARVLSELGVGGVDAILADLGVSSHQLNEGGRGFSFMRDGPLDMRMDCGSGMTAADLISGSSAAELEEIIRVYGEERYSRRIASAIAGRRDIDTTAKLSAAINRAVPGRRNTRINPATRTFQALRIAVNDELGELKNFLDSAPGLLNPGGRLAVLSYHSLEDRLVKRRFRELAGSDGFDLLTKKAMRPGDEEIESNLRSRSAKLRAIRRAA
- the ftsL gene encoding cell division protein FtsL, translating into MNRVLTMSMASAVRSQPIATKTAIATRRYLRQALSLLAVGMLVALLFVWARIQVIQLGYEVSRVRKDVTELAEQRDILQAEIAELRTPERLTRIASERFGMRLPMGDEVVVLRMSGQVDVESEREK